Genomic DNA from Eleutherodactylus coqui strain aEleCoq1 chromosome 8, aEleCoq1.hap1, whole genome shotgun sequence:
AATAAAGACAGAATGCAGAACAGAGAGATGGATTACATACTCATGGACAGACAGAGAACTGACAGACAACCAAACACCCAAAACATTCACCAGCATACCTGcacaaataaacagatggaattgctataataagtaGGAGGAATTGGTTCATGAATCGGCCAATTCACATAAGCCATGAGCCCACTTCAAGCgtccttgttgtcttgcagtccctactttaacaagacaactaaccccagtatacctgcctgcaagcagggcgattgccccaatagggacggccccgcactgtaacctaaggacctaactcgccctagatggtaaatgatccaaagcAGCATAGGTatacatgcacaaatatacagaaaGAGAATCAGGACTCGCAACAATGCCAGCACATACAGATCAGAAGGCCTTATAAAGACCCAGTACAGAGACACATGGACAAATATTCAGATATGGAAACAGAACTGGCGACCATGCCATCACAGACAGGTCAGAAGGCCttaaaaaaaagcaggaacaCAAGACTGCTTACATTGCAAGaggaaaaccagcagacactgacaaaggagctggtatataaaAGCAACAGACCTGAGAGATTGGCTCActggagcaaaccacacccaggtGGCACAATCAACTGCACCCGTGAAGCAGAGCTGCTGGGAAAACAtgcagaacaacagatcccatgAACGAGCTCTAACAGGTATATTAGGTGAGTGTTTTAAACTCGTGAAAGAGTAACTTGTAAAACACTATTACAGATTACTCTTACACCACTAATAAATACATGCATTGTTATGCCAATTTATCTTAAATTAATTCCCTTTAATTATTGGAGTGCTGGAACAAGCATGCTGCACACACATACCCTCCTACAAAGCTGGAAAGATACAACCATATACAGTAGATgcccatgttataccagcatggtgtatatcactatatacagggagatgaataaaacgtataccagctgtacatatataattatatacagaacataccTAAGTTACACCAACATGGTCCATATCGCCTCCCATGCATCACAATTCCGGGCTGTTATCTGCATGGAGGTTATCACATCTTCCGGGCCTCACACTGTTGCTACGCGCCCGACTCCTCCACCAGCTCATCCTGCACCGAGAACACGCTGCTGGAGGAGGAGTGGGGCAATTAGCAGCAGCATGTGGTAACAGCCCAAAGTTGCGGTGCAGGGGGCCATGTGCTGGGTTTACAATTATATGAGGTGGACTAGCCAAGACAGCAGGGTTTACGACTCTTTGTGAGGAAGAGAGGGAGGAGATAAGGTTTGGCAGAGTCCAAAAGCTACCAGTATTCACAGCCTGTGGTACTGCTGTAGATGGCAGAGCTTGTGCTGTGGAGAGGTCGCACAGGAGTGTGGCAAACCTTCATGCTGGTGCTCGCGGGAGGAGGAAGGGTCCCTGTGGACAGTGAGTAAGGTAGTTGGGCATCTGGGCATAGCTAGACTCTGGGCCAGATGGTAGGTCAGTGACTGGCCCAATGGTTCTCCATGGGGGTTGTTTCTTTGCGGTGTTGAAATTGGAGTTGCACTCCCTCAGTGTATTGTTGTTTGCAAATAAAGCATGGCCTGGAGCTAACTCGAAACTAGCAAGGCTGTGGAAACACCACTCCAAGGACTAACAAAGCTCTATCACtattgcagcgtcccatagggacaccccagacacctgacatacgtggggagctgggaggctaAAGGGATAGCTTGTCACAGTGTCACTAACCAAACTCCTTTCCCAGAGGGATACATGCAGTCAAGgccagagtattactgcaggccaccgtagacacccctatgatagggaatgccaataacacAGGAAAAATGGGGGTtgaagttgtcacgggtgacgccaccattcctacacGCCGGAATGACCCTTGGCAGAGAATAAATGCAGACAGAAGCAGTCTCTGAGTACcacgggtccctaggaatggcTAGGGCCTGGAATAAACTTTTACTTGAAAAACGTAAACAGATTACACAAGGCAATTCACATTAAGACTTTACAATGCAGGCAAAAGATTTTCAAACTTAGTAGAGATTattctcttgcagtacctccaccacgACTCAGAGACACATGGATGTGAAAattaagggtgtacctctacatggtGACCCTGACTCTGGACGGCTGCATAGGAAAATTAAACAGAgaaatagtacctctgcactagcctTGTCTAGAGAATTATTTACAATTGCTCTCTCACTATgggggactcactccactcacatctaaAATACAGACAtcacaggaaatctctcctcctcttccatcttcactacaaggaagctgaaggtccttccatgtggctctgtgttaggtgaaaCTCCGGTAGCAAACAAGATGGAAGACTTGCTACTCCAGAAAATGGAACTCACTCCCTCTCTCAGAcattcctatttataccttctctcataccacaagACATGACAGACTtggtacatttacatgcagacttggattttataaagttaacctctcaagcgccgcagctgtgcaacacacactggaaatgacaagacagattttgcacagtgcatctacatacgacaaacatgtatgacatttattgaGGGGactaggatgatgtactgggccgcTACACTATCTCGTTAGTGGGTGAACTTGTTCACAGTTTTGCACTTGCAATGTATACATGTGGCTATGCCCATCCATAGACAGCTGTTAAGAAATAATTTCTTTCTAGTAACATGCTCACTTTGACCACTGCAAAACATATTCCCACACAACCCAGGAAGGTTCTTATTTTTAGAAAGGTGGGTTTATTAGATGGAGAAAAACATTGAAGTAAGAGTTTTTGTGATGTGTCTCATTTTTGGGATCAGTGGGTTCCAGAGGTCAGGTGTCGATTTCTAATAAATCCAACAGTAAAGTTTAATCCTCCTCTAGACAAATTATTTAGTCACTCTCAGCACAACACTCCAGGTAAGGCTGTGGCCTTAGTGTGAAACAAGGTTCGGCATCAAGGTCCAACTCCATGCCATGTGGAGGAGTAAAGTTGAACTTTTGAAGTAATCCTGTGAAAAATATGAACAGTTCCATCTTAGCAAGACTCTCTCCTAAGCAAAGTCTGCGCCCTACAGAgggaaaagaaaaatattaatgatGCAGTAGTttatgtgaggaaaaaaaaattgttaggatgaaaaaaacatggcagctttcttccagaaacagtgccccacctgtctgtgagtcgtgtgtggtattgcagctctgccccactgaagtgaatatgcctgagctgcagttttaACAGACTCTGACCAGAAGCAATACTACCTGTAGCACCTCGATGCCCAAACTGTCCAAAGTTCATCATCACTGGTGAAAAGGATTCAGTGAAGAAGTTGCCAATGGCAACCAATAAACTTTCATTTTTCCCACAGGGCCTCTGAATAATGAAAGTCGGAATCtcgttggttgctatgggcaactactTAACAGTACAAACATGCTGAACGATGTGCTGTGgtaaaaaaagtgataaaattgTCCTAAATTGGATACATCCTGCCTCCCACCATATGCTATTGCTTTCTATCCCACATTCCCAATATCAATCTAGAAATCTTATCAATTTGTGCTAACTCAGCCCATTTCAGAGGAAGTTAATTGAGAAATGTTTTAGGCTACGTTCACACTTGTGTTGGGCCCCCAGCACACGGGCGGacattccgcggcgggatttcccacagaatttccgcccgtggctgctgctataggattgcattagaaaatgcaatcctaggcagacagacgcgatttgtccgcgtgaaatcacgcgcggaaaacaaatcgtggcatgctttatttctgccggcagccggcacatcatagAGCTGGAGCTGTGGGAgaagtgagtgccgcgctggtccctgcaggggctcgggtctggtcccgctTCGAGAAtacttgcagcgggatccgacccggccatctgcaggcggcctagggTTTCAGATAGGATTTCAGTTTTACTGCTCTGTTATAGGAACAGGAAATCTGACAGACTCAAACtgcaccaaacagaccccattaagtATAACAGATTCCCtctgaactccattatgatgtccagCATTTGTCTggacaagtgtagtggcccagagttaatgggatCCCCTTCAGAATTTGTCTCGTGcactgtcttgtttgtggaatgcatcagatttatatgtattggatggctgcaggcATGGGTCATGtctgaaaatgtattgttttgtctggTGTGGTATAAAAGTATGGTCATGTGATGTGTGGTAGTCGGTTCCAGTCTTCTCAGTATGTCGGTCTGCTGCAGTTGTTGCTGATGTTCGGgtcagggagaaagagagagagtcagTGTAGGAGTCAGTCGGCCTGAGTGAGAGAACCTGGAGGAGTAGAGAATAGAAGAGTCTGAGAGGTGGTCTGTTGTTCCCGCCTAGGCCTAGCCTTGTAGAGCAACTCCTCTTAGCCTTCATCTCTAACAAGAAGCGAATGTACCCGGACTGGAAGAAATGTATGGAGACCGCATGGGTCTGGAGAGGAAGAAAGGAACCGCTAGCAAGCAAGAGAAATGTGAGTGACTGGCAGGAGAGAGTTACCAGGAGAGTTaatgcctacagataactgggactgtagagataTAAATACCCCATGAATCCTCCCTGCATCACCACTGTAAGAATTGTTGGACTGTTATCATTTATACATGTTTAAGTAAACGAGCAGAACTGAACGTTCCCGGTTTCTGTTCAGAAAAGTATACTTTGtgcatggactactttatttcttgGAATTGACATCGGAAGAATCCACTGCAGAGGAtagaacgttggcgtcacgagcGACAAGTTAGACTACAGGTAACCATGGTTACTGTTCCCGtgatcttccccagcagtaacaagGTTGGATCccaagctacccttagggaggagacggtagtgccctgTGACAGTTatctctctaccccgctgtctccttggctgagggcctgctcctcggatgctgcacaaaCAGTGCAGTTTGCTGGGCTATTTTGTCTGGCATTCTCTGCCAGATCTGTGCTGGAGATTCTGAACAGAatctccaatgcagatgtaaatGTGGCCTAAGACAGTTAAGAACAAATAAGAGTATAGCTAATATTACCGTTCTATTTCACAGTTGAGTGACATTATTATGACCAACTCCTACTTTCGGCATTGGTAGCACTTATCCCATGAAGGAAGTGATGTGTGGTGGATTGGTTTGATGGGTATATAACGTGTGTAataggctgtctgctcacatatcacttcCTCGTTGTCATGAGTAAAAGGGGtgatttatcagagttgcaaaaacGGATGATTACTGACTTTCGGGCCAAGGGTTGGAGCATTTCTCAAACAGCGCAGTTTGCGGTGAAAGTATATGGTGAGTtgacaaatggcaccattgggaataactgATGTGGAAATGGCAGAGCACCACCTGCCATTGATATAAAAGGTGAATGTCTGTTATGAGGGTGCGCAAGGGCCAACCGATACGCTGcagtggagcagctcaccatgaaaatgaaccagggggctCCTGGATGTGTGTCTAAAACCGTTTAATGAACCCTACTTTGTATGGGGCTCCGAAGCAGGGGAATAGTCACTGCACCTATACTCAACAAAGATGCATCAAGAAGAAAAGTTGTCAATTTGCACAGCAGTATCAAAATTGGACCATCACGGATTAGCAAAGGGTTGTCTTCTCCAAAGAATCATGTTTTCTGCTTCATCGAATGGACGGATGTTGGCATGTTAGGAGAGAAACATCAGAGCAGATACACTTGGAGGGTACGGATATATCCATACACCATGAGTGTCATTTTAAAAGACTTCCTGTCATCTcttggaacagcaccataacttagcttatggtgctGTAGGTAAGTGACGGGTTCTCTTGAATGACTGTCATGACAAACAGTAGCATAGGTCAGAGGTTTATATTTTATGCACACACTCAAAGAATCCCCCAGCATATGTGATGAATGCAGCCTCTTGACATGATGTACAGAATTTAATCTAGCCAATCAATGGTGTTTTTCTCTCTAGAAAAAAGTATTTTGTGGCCAGCTATTTTCCTTGTGGTGTCCCATTTGTTGTTTCAGTTAGCAGCTAGTTACCTGTGGAGAAGGGCAGAAAAGCTTCATTCTTTACAAACTTTCCCTCAGCATCCAAGAAGTGGTTAGGATTAAACTGCAGCGGCGTCTCCCAGTGGTGTTTTCCATGCAATACAGATGTAAGCAGCGGGATCACAGTTGTTCCCTGAGaacaaaaatagtgaaaaaaaatgcatttctatcATGTCCATACATCTGCTGAACTGACAAGACTTTTCCTAGTTTACAGCCAGAGACAACcctccttaaagggggttttacCAGAATAAGCAAGTTATCCCCACTGAGACCCCCGCCGATATCGAGAACTGGGGTCCTGTGTCCATTGTTCTCCTTActcggggttactgcacccccacagtgaggaggagactgaatgaagtgttGGTTCCGCAGGCACACTAGTACTCCAttttctttcaatgggactgtcgtGATGACCGAACGGGTGCAGCTCGGCTATTTCCGTCAgtcccagtgaaatgaatggagtgctgactgcgCATGCTCGGCCAGTGGTTTACTGCAGGGAAAAAGCGACCctcgcagtgacaggagagcgggacaCGAGAGTCCCATttttcagattggtgggggtttgagcagtgagacccccaccgatcagatgatTAGTGTTTATCTAAATTCAGAAACCCCTAGTTTGGATATGTTTACACGTCGCGGATCAAAATCTCTGTcagattccacaccaaaatctatgtgtggattttgatgtggttttcacTGTGGAATCCACAACATTTCTGCACCAAGGACAGCGTGTGTGAATATACGCTTTCAATTGCTAcacattgttataaggcttgtataaagagtctaacattgatttgaaggaatgctgccttccaataggtggcgctgcagaggtattgttccatctcccttatttgcatgtacTCTTAAAGATGCACTGTAAAAGTTGTGCTCACACAGTGGAATTTGCCCACAAAATCTGCATCTTATTACTTTCGGAGGGATTATTTTTCCCATGTGAATTTCAAGTTCTTGAAGTGAATTCTGCGCCATTTCTGTGTGAAATCCAGCACAcagatttgcccattgaaaaagGCTAAATTCGTGGCCGCACATTTGCATAGCTGAGGCACAAATTCACAGCACAGTGCTTTTTGGAGTCTGAATCTATGCGGAAAAATCTGCAGGGCCAGATTAACAATGGTACACTTGTAGCACTGGTTCTAGGCCCCACATTATCCACTCATTAGGGAGGCCCCCAACTGCCTGCTCTCCGGCAGCCTGAGGAAGGCCCACAACACTGTTTTTCATCAGTTCCTCAGAATTTATGAGAAAGAGTTGTATCCCTTTCTGtgccagtgtaaaaaaaaaaactacctacCTTCTCACTTCCTaaagctgctgtttttttttctacttctggGTATGGACATATGACTGTCGCTGGCCAATCCCCGGCCTCAGACACTGAGACCAGGAATTAGATGCAGTGGTCACGGCTGGCAGGTACATGTCACCCGGAAGTAAGAGGATGCAGTATGGAGTAGCTTCGGAGAATGAGAAGGTGaggatgtagtttttttttttttttaatacattggcgcagaggatgctattgaagtatgaggggacactattactatatgagTCAACTTCTGCAGATGcaagttgtggctgggagaagccatcatggcagtctgggcctggatagagaagaaaagggaaggtGAACAACACCAATCGGAGATGATGCCACCTGTAATCAGAGGAGGTAACTGCAgtgtaatcactattactgtgtagaacAGGTATCTGACTCACTTAGAAATGTAATAGTACTGTGgtggtgggggaaggggggtcaCTGAAGTGGACACAATTTTGCTTAAAAATAAGGCAATTATCCTGATGGTGGGGGCATTGTTCCTTAACTGCTCCATATTGTGGGCAGCCACAATCTGTCCCTGAAAATTAATATCAGATATTACCATGTGAATATACTCTTAGTAGTAGTATTTGATGGTACTGCAATTCAAGTGATAGGATGGCCATGGGCAgttgagacccccccccacccaacTCATCCGCTGACCCAATGCAGTGATGTATCAGATCTCTGCTCCATGAATTCACTTACCTTTGGAATATGGTAACCTTTGAAATAAGTGTCTGTAGATGTGGCATGTGGAACATTTGGAAGGAGGTTGGCAAATCTTTGTACTTCGTGTATCACAGCATGGGTATAGGGCATAGCGTTTCTATCCTCAAATTGTGGGAGACGTCCAGATTCAAGAACAGAATGGATTTCTTTTTGAACTTTTTCTGTAAGTGTATAAATCTCAGATTAATGACTTGTTGATTACTGTTTGTTCCCACAGATTTAAGGTTCATGTGTATGGCAAAGCTGCCTTCACCGCTCTTGCATAGCAGGACCATGTAATGGACGATACACTAGTTTCACCAAATTGGAAGCTGTTCTTACATAGCGATTCTAAGTTTCAGAGGGGTTCAGAGTATCATTCCAAGGATTCTCTTAACTCTGAGGTTATTTTAATATTCTGCAGTAACTCTTAATTGTGATAATGGAGTAGGTTTATCTGTACATTTACTCCATGAAATAATGAGTTGCGCCAAACTCCCTACTGCTACATCAGATCAAACAGAAAAAACAAATTACGCAATGTAAAAACTTTTAACTTTTAAGTTGCAGCTACATATAATATGTCATGTACCTTACACGGGACGACTCTTGAGCACCTAATCGCTTGACAGCAGTCCCACTGACTACCGCTCAAATATTACTCATATccttacacaggagcgatcattgttgaagtcaatggaggcggagtgggccaaGATCGTTCCGACCACCTGCCTTCATTCACATCAAACAAGAGTCCctcaaacattgagcggctcctgtttacatggcccgacagtttagttctgctaaaaatcaAGCATCTCCGACAGGtgagtgatttctcactcagtgccctatCAGCAGCCGTGTGTCCGAAGGCATTTATGGCACAAATTTGCCATATTCAGCAATAATTTGgacgataatcatcctgtgtaaaaggtacctttaggctCGGTTGACACTGGCTTCACAGTTTTTTGGTATTTGGTTAGCAGACTAATCTACTTTGGTTAGGGTCAAGATAGATCCACTATAGACCCTCTATTACAGAACCATGATGACAGTGTGAACAGGGCTATAACTATAACGGCAACGTGACTGTTTTCTTGATGTAGTCAGATGGAGTTTTGTTACCACAGAGCAGTGGTCTTCAACCTGCCGACCTTCAGCTGTTGTGAGACTACAACGCCCTTGTGGTTTCACAACAGCTGGAAGCACTTCCATGTTGGAGACCACTGCCATAGTAAAGAGTTCTGTACCTTACTATTTGAGAATTTCAGGAATCAGAACTTACTCTGTACTTCAGGATATTTCATCATTAGCAGAATCCCCCACTGCAGTGTCGAAGAGGTGGTCTCTGTGCCGGCCATAACCAAATCTAGGACAGTAGCTAGTACATTAGCATCATTAAAAAGACTATCTTTGTTCGTCCGTTCCTAAACCACAAGTACAATACATACAGTTAGGGAACATATCTTGCAATACTGTACAGAAAAGGTCACCATTCACACCAGTCCTTGTCCCTAAGGAAGGTCTCGATCTAATATCCCCATCATACTAAAGCTTTTATAACTGGAGGTATGCTTTTAGTCTTTTCTAACGTTGATGTCTTGCTCCTGAAAGTATCAGAGAGTAACTGGAAGAAGCTTGGTATAGAAGGTTCTCTACATCTCCAAAGTGATGGAGGTCCAGACGTGCCCAATGTGGCCTCCCTATAATTCAGTACTGGGTCTGAGAGGCCACTCACACTTTACTATTTTAGATGGCACAAGAATAAGAGGAGAAGGCGAGTGGACTTCGGTAGACCTGCTAGAGGAATCGGGAATGAGGGGAACCAGACTGTTCTATGGAGTACTCTATGAAGTTCTATGGCGTAGGCGCCATATATGGGGCACTTTAGCTTCTGCATTTGCAAAATTATTTTATATAGACCTAGCTGTTAGAACAAACATTATAATTACCTCTTCTTGCTTGGCAACTATAGTTTCAATGAATGTATACAGACAATTGACGTCCATTTTGTTCCTTTTGGCCTGAATGTCGGTTTTTAGAACATCACAAATCTTGTCAATGTTTTTCAGTATAATCTTGTGAGTCTTCATAAACATTGCAAGCATTGGGTACATGTTAAATAGCTGGGGAGAAAAAATCCTGTTAAATACAGGCTAGGAGGTGCATGTAATAGATGTAGTGATACGTATGTGATAGGAGTCGTTTCAGGATATGCTATTGCAGCAGTATTTAACCTATTAAGTGCCGTAAATATGTAACACTTGCtcctgagctttaatcccatACCATTATAAAGGTACAGCAGAAGATTAAAGCTCCACAGGAGAACACAGAAggggtttttaaccacttctgtgttaaaagtggtttttaaccacttctgcctactcttttacaggctacatagcgctgaatgagtgctatgtagccaaTACAGGAAGCGACTGTGTCGTTTCCTGTTTGGGAGCTgccgatcacatgaccgccgTTGACCCCCAGCATGTCAGAGCTCCAGGGTCTTTGCAGTGACTAGTGTCACTACATAGGGAGGTTTTTCCTTATAATTTGGGCTCCTATGGATATCCTAATTACAGtggaaaactaaaataaaaaaaaaattgtgagttTCCCCCAAAGGTGTTAGATGATGTTATAGGAGAAACAGATGttgcaaaagtaagttaaaaaaaattacagataaaataaaataaaaaatatgtaaaaaagcaaacaaaaagtatGACAACATGGCTCTGCAACAGCAACCCCACTGACTTCATCCctactcccctctcccccctactTCCCTCCCGTCACCCAAACAGGCTCTTAGGTCCTGCTGTcattgtcaagtgggtggtctccacCACTCTCAATGAGTGACTTCAGACTTCATTGACTGTCCAACATTGAGTGTGAGTGGCAAGGACCCCCCacttgacacactgacaactcCATGACCCATACAGCAAAAAGAGTAGAgaatgaaaaaaacataaaaaaaagataaatgggATAATGTCAGTGGGGCCACAGCTGTAGACCCCAATGCCTCTGGCCCTGCAGATTCTATTCCATGACAGTTCCTCCTTAAAGGAACTGGCAGCACTTCTGAGCAAGTCAAAAACCTCTTAAAGCAGTTCTCATCAAAAACATCTGCTGTGCTGATCAGATGACTGCTGCCGATCCAGCTTCTGAAATCCACATCGGTCAGCTAAGAGGTTTTGTCTGACTATACATCTTACTTGCACTGCCTATTGCAGAGCAATATAGCATTACATGGTATCTAAATGAATGGGCCAAGGTGACATATATCTACTCTTCGATTTTACCAATCTGCATCCTGTAATTTCTAATAGCATTGTTATCACATGGAAGTggatgtgtattaaaaaaaacacactgtgAACGACCTACCTGTAAGTAGGGTGAGCCAAGCAAAACAACAATTTCATCAATTAGATCCAGTAGTTGGATATAGATTGGATCACTGTAGTCGAACCGGTTGCCAAATATCATGGCAAATGTAATATTTGTAGGTCCACAGGCAAATTCTCTCAGTttaaattgctgacctgcaaaaaAGATTATGTGGAATAGATTTACTTTCCTGTGAATCCAGGCATTTTAGCTTATTCTCATAATCACCAAGCCAGTGTTGGAcctatgcaaatgggaagatggaacaatacctctacagcaccttCTGCAAgtaaatgtcagactttttaacaagccttgtaacaatgcctaggaattgtgagccaaagccagaatattctccagaaggaaaagataaccatgcacagacagctgtttcggggtgattgccccttatcagtgtgcagcaggtttctggcttggctagtgagacaGCACcatttattggaaggcagcattcttgcatgtAAAAAACATCATTTacatatttctcagaggagcattgatgaccttataagtctcctcactccttCTAAGTGCTCTTCCTAAGAAGAAACAATACCTTTCCTGAACCAGTGGTGTACCTACCACAGGGACTGAGATGCCACCTGCAATCACCACTAGTGAAAGATCCCATAGCGGTTAATATTAACTGTATAAATCCATGCATAGTGAAATCCCCCTACTAGTGGCTGTGTGTGGCCATAACTGTAGTATCATTTATGAAGTCATAAAAGAGCTCCAATATATGGATTATATGAAATTTGCACAAAATTTTGAACCTAaaaacaaaatggtgaacattaaCATTTATAAATGTGTAGTATATTTGGTGTAGCCCTCAGT
This window encodes:
- the LOC136577916 gene encoding cytochrome P450 2W1-like, which gives rise to MANLFSFITDSVSISLILSTLLILIFVVHFINRSKKSPYNLPPGPTPLPLIGNLHLLDLRRLDRSLMKLSEQYGPIFTIHLGMNKAVVLTGLESIKEALVEGADKFSDRAHLPIFNAIQRGNGVFFSSGEMWRTTRRFTISSMKNLGMGKKHIEDKIVEELQFLTNKIESYAGQQFKLREFACGPTNITFAMIFGNRFDYSDPIYIQLLDLIDEIVVLLGSPYLQLFNMYPMLAMFMKTHKIILKNIDKICDVLKTDIQAKRNKMDVNCLYTFIETIVAKQEEERTNKDSLFNDANVLATVLDLVMAGTETTSSTLQWGILLMMKYPEVQKKVQKEIHSVLESGRLPQFEDRNAMPYTHAVIHEVQRFANLLPNVPHATSTDTYFKGYHIPKGTTVIPLLTSVLHGKHHWETPLQFNPNHFLDAEGKFVKNEAFLPFSTGRRLCLGESLAKMELFIFFTGLLQKFNFTPPHGMELDLDAEPCFTLRPQPYLECCAESD